Proteins co-encoded in one Marinomonas sp. IMCC 4694 genomic window:
- a CDS encoding Ig-like domain-containing protein produces MSDSQQPFATLGNPIGFVTVMKGSILVRSLDGQERVIKLGDPVFFGEMVITAGGASVTIEFTNGTQVVIGNDSIVEMTDEIYNTGNADDLVADSAAEAAALQDAILAGVDPTLIQDAPAAGEVQEEQDRFDVDIDRNDNSAQAGFGNDTLSSLPTYGYDTENGSGLNSAPNIASFALRGLGRSAASDSSTDNETGSGSGSGALVTPNVAQFADGLVNGVSYSTSSGLSGLTGDQGADGSFQYNDGDIITFTVGAVTIAEFPASSIQGSIVFLQDIAGVDLSNTNLNYIENMAIFLQAISEGLQDSDSSDGVLNTNDIINMPSANTTLTITQTMRDAFADYTLNISDAGKEMISEALAHVGIVFTRESELSDGSGQNVFETDAVEHLTSTISELAGDRAPSSFDERTVDTIDIPGGQVSYNYSQVDGEITFLASDLLAGAVAKQVVAENLLVSNVSLSSAYAGIGTLVDNGDGSYTIALNEGIDQYDLEGLSLDYRVEDWTVFKEVTSSTLDTFKSHLSTDVQSVSEGDDYNQFTLSSTLSFDDSQTLRITFTSENLSAELGKQIAEYADDYSMPVEYSTDGGATWIAVTLDSVEFRDSVAWPTFSMELPAGSTSIDVRIPIFDDVKVEGTEYFDAVITGDNFYDESVSFEIIDNDTVEATGPVVSINYVYAVEGQEFAEYTVSLSTASTTEVTVDYDAIGVGATAGVDYTDYIGTLTFAPGETEKVIRIAITDDTEIEDMEMAFVTLSNVTGDAVLGDVQGSLRIFDNDAPSTLDVQLSIDDITTDNVINKSESEGTITITGNVTGTDFSMAIVTLTVNGQTYSIKTAVDGTYSLTLGASELTSDSDLVIEGKVNAFDNNGNRGEATATHTYTLDLAAEAGTVSIDAITSDDIINATESAQTITVTGTATGGDIAEGDAVTMTINETAYTTTVDSEGKWSVDVTGSDLVADTAFDAVVSSSDAAGNTVNSVGTSTHTVDVDINGRMSISDDIISAAEAQGTVAITGIVSGDVKNGDIVTLTLNGKEYSGSVTNRLFSIDVAGSDLAQDSDRRIDATITLSDNAGNILVVTANSNYQVDTTAASAPTVSIVDDTDNDGLISKDELGNNNVQVSVAVNAADLAAGGSVTLSIGNGDSDNTVTLSAADLSENDTYSYDAETGTITWTESVAEGAQITVTATQTDAAGNESGTGSDSAAMDSTAGTISINAIATDDVVDDSEDDSVTLSGSTTGIEEGQVVSVSVVDADNEVVYSNTATVDADGNWSISGVDMSEFADEASYTVKADVSDAAGNAAEQATRDFDTEDSTAGTISINAIATDDVVDDSEDDSVTLSGSTTGIEEGQVVSVSVVDADNEVVYSNTATVDADGNWSISGVDMSEFADEASYTVKADVSDAAGNAAEQATRDFDTEDSTAGTISINAIATDDVVDDSEDDSVTLSGSTTGIEEGQVVSVSVVDADNEVVYSNTATVDADGNWSISGVDMSEFADEASYTVKADVSDAAGNAAEQATRDFDTEDSTAGTISINAIATDDVVDDSEDDSVTLSGSTTGIEEGQVVSVSVVDADNEVVYSNTATVDADGNWSISGVDMSEFADEASYTVKADVSDAAGNAAEQATRDFDTEDSTAGTISINAIATDDVVDDSEDDSVTLSGSTTGIEEGQVVSVSVVDADNEVVYSNTATVDADGNWSISGVDMSEFADEASYTVKADVSDAAGNAAEQATRDFDTEDSTAGTISINAIATDDVVDDSEDDSVTLSGSTTGIEEGQVVSVSVVDADNEVVYSNTATVDADGNWSISGVDMSEFADEASYTVKADVSDAAGNAAEQATRDFDTEDSTAGTISINAIATDDVVDDSEDDSVTLSGSTTGIEEGQVVSVSVVDADNEVVYSNTATVDADGNWSISGVDMSEFADEASYTVKADVSDAAGNAAEQATRDFDTEDSTAAGAPGVTITEDVNDNGYISAAELDGDVNVIVSLTGTNAVRGDTLTVNGAAIVLTDAQIEAGEVLTMVAAPAEGATLSVTATITDVAGNTSAEGSDSATMDTTAPENGDGVNTISFETNGDIYLNKIESGSTDLTGKVESGASVVGIVITDSANPANTLSVPASAISVDSEGNVSVEGLDLAGLVDGSLTVSMSVVDAAGNEGNVTNTAILDTTITAALYFDYVTEDGIVNAIESQGTVTLTGIFAVENDTNAKDIVVTINGHEYMVKAEDIQSDGGFSLEVTGSDLASDSDHKLQVTARFEDDAGNTIIIETGGGLNYSVDLYVAPPVITSVTDDSISSDYSKVTLHGTGEVGAVITLWVISGSTTAGNDTNETGEYTELTSVTTTVSSDGTWSLDVSSLTDTPVNDNEFFKVTQTDTAGNVSGDSNIVHYWHGDWTSVSTETGDDFVLLGSGDDTVTVDVNDDSDSLTVDGGAGNDIAVFSSALSEMQSITLDDAGNVVIVDDHGDTNTFIDFESFSFDDDTYTKDELFAPHAYDDEATTDEDSVAITIDVLSNDVDFDSPTLTITDADVSASEGTVTIVDGKLEFTPAANFNGEATITYSVSDGTTTDTATVSVTVNAVDDAVDAVNDSVTVAEDGSITLNLIDNDSAPDGGLEVTAINDVELTGESQTISVNNGSVVIAATGEMTFEPAADFSGDISFDYDVKDTDGSTDTATVSVTVNAVADAPIITESSNSSSPGIAYSLWSGVYAGDANGDGVVDFDGNGASVEQLTALLESTQNTIPSDDSGVIGKVSPINDIQQGTLAVATTYVYLVAGSSYSFSGNADDSFYVKVGGDLVAEAQWDNGNTAIESSVLTVSESGYYPVEIAYHNQNGGGCINLAVSINGGYPQDFGTDSFSMYPTSTIPNAGKAVYEEDGVTVDHYLMLNSGYEDSSVQLEAFTISLADQDGSETLNTILSGAPEGTSITIDGKEYVFDENKMVDVGNETDFTNVTLQTPENYNGTFTISLTATSTETSNADTVEMSKDISVTVYAVNDAPVISITSGDSEFVTVSEEGLENGNSDSEQPVEASGTVSISDIDSATFSMSLVPPTAVYKSNGIDITWVINGDGDLVGSAGDDTIVTISITDVVDGKATYTATLTGSVDHADPTSEDSLSIDFGIVATDGSGAVSTKQNVSVVIEDDAPESSADLYYSTILGEGNDATVNGTFNLATNEKYKDSICISDASTGNSITITAKGVAGSDIAGVYSDENGVGVASYDVNHSSNHGPTYHQEARYDGEIDYVYNDGQWSSEQIIVSLGEGEVAYSASVELTDMYGGGGELESGVAYFYRDGELIATQTFSSDQISGDYTTNFSVSEGGFDKIVFEATANGNSADSDNSDFSIKSITLGGSSSSEPISTASGKIVGDFGADGLGSISLTSGEAGTSNGKTVTVNVSTDGNTITAIDSNGTVVYEVHLTPATGLWEFYQYEEFDAGNGVIDFTYTVTDADGDSAVSTLHLNMSTFFENVASNLDSNLAWFESNTGIEDTTPDSLQANNTTTWDDDIKGSDITGTSNNDTIDGNAGDDHIKGMNLQDTLIGGSGSDWLEGGDDDDKLYGGEQTTSNSSGSSSDRLDGGAGQDKLYGGGGDDFLLGGDGTDTLFGGDGNDVLIGGQGQDTMTGGAGQDLFILTDDGVDTITDFNASEDALDISDLLTLPSDVNSADQDAVTAYLNEQVTINKDGKMSVDNKDVVSFGTSSDLDSNDSGSVTTADSIKVIYNDQEYNINIDG; encoded by the coding sequence ATGAGCGACAGTCAACAACCTTTTGCAACACTAGGCAATCCGATCGGTTTCGTCACAGTAATGAAAGGCAGCATTCTGGTTCGGTCTCTCGACGGCCAAGAGCGAGTGATAAAGCTGGGTGATCCTGTTTTCTTTGGGGAGATGGTTATCACTGCAGGTGGTGCAAGCGTCACCATTGAATTTACCAACGGCACTCAAGTGGTGATTGGTAACGATTCCATTGTCGAAATGACCGATGAAATTTATAACACAGGGAATGCCGACGATTTGGTCGCGGATTCTGCTGCAGAGGCGGCCGCTTTACAAGACGCTATATTAGCCGGGGTTGACCCGACATTAATTCAAGACGCGCCCGCAGCGGGTGAGGTTCAAGAAGAGCAAGATCGTTTTGACGTTGATATCGATCGTAATGACAACAGTGCGCAGGCTGGCTTTGGTAATGACACCTTAAGCAGTTTGCCTACGTACGGTTACGATACCGAAAATGGCAGTGGCTTAAACTCAGCGCCGAATATTGCGTCTTTTGCCCTTCGCGGTTTGGGTCGTAGCGCCGCTTCTGATAGCAGCACTGATAATGAAACGGGTTCAGGTTCAGGTTCTGGAGCCCTTGTGACGCCAAACGTCGCTCAGTTTGCTGATGGCTTGGTAAACGGTGTTTCGTACAGTACGTCCAGTGGATTGTCTGGTTTGACGGGCGATCAGGGGGCTGATGGGTCTTTCCAATACAATGATGGCGATATTATTACTTTTACCGTGGGTGCGGTTACGATTGCTGAATTTCCTGCATCGTCCATTCAGGGAAGTATCGTTTTTCTACAAGACATTGCCGGCGTAGACTTATCCAATACGAATCTTAATTATATTGAGAATATGGCGATTTTCTTACAAGCCATCAGTGAGGGTTTGCAAGATAGCGACAGTTCAGATGGCGTTCTGAATACCAACGACATCATCAATATGCCTTCGGCTAATACTACGCTCACCATTACACAAACGATGCGCGATGCTTTTGCTGATTATACGCTGAACATCAGTGACGCTGGCAAAGAGATGATTTCAGAGGCGCTTGCTCATGTGGGCATCGTATTTACTCGTGAAAGCGAATTATCGGATGGTTCTGGCCAAAACGTATTTGAAACGGATGCCGTCGAGCACCTTACCTCGACGATTAGCGAACTGGCTGGAGATCGTGCACCTTCTAGCTTTGATGAGCGCACCGTGGATACGATTGACATACCCGGTGGGCAAGTTAGCTACAACTACAGTCAAGTGGATGGCGAGATTACCTTTTTAGCCAGTGATCTGCTGGCCGGTGCGGTGGCTAAGCAAGTTGTGGCGGAAAACTTGTTGGTGTCCAACGTGAGTTTGTCAAGCGCTTACGCAGGAATTGGGACCTTAGTTGATAACGGTGATGGCTCTTATACGATCGCATTGAACGAAGGCATTGATCAATACGACCTTGAGGGATTAAGCCTAGATTATCGTGTGGAAGATTGGACAGTATTCAAAGAGGTTACTTCCTCAACATTGGATACGTTTAAATCTCACCTGTCTACCGATGTACAGTCTGTTTCAGAAGGTGACGATTACAACCAATTTACCCTCTCTAGCACCTTGTCTTTTGACGATAGCCAAACCCTTAGAATTACCTTTACCAGTGAAAACCTCAGTGCAGAACTGGGTAAGCAAATTGCCGAATACGCCGATGATTACTCTATGCCGGTTGAATATTCAACAGACGGTGGGGCTACGTGGATTGCAGTAACGCTTGACTCAGTTGAATTTAGAGACAGCGTTGCTTGGCCAACATTTAGTATGGAGCTACCTGCGGGCAGTACCTCTATAGATGTGCGTATTCCTATTTTTGATGACGTTAAGGTGGAAGGTACCGAGTACTTTGATGCCGTCATTACAGGTGATAACTTCTACGATGAATCTGTTTCGTTTGAAATTATTGATAATGATACTGTCGAAGCGACAGGTCCGGTCGTTTCTATTAACTACGTTTATGCGGTAGAAGGTCAGGAGTTCGCGGAATACACCGTGTCTTTAAGTACAGCGTCTACGACGGAAGTGACGGTTGATTATGACGCCATCGGCGTTGGTGCAACGGCAGGTGTGGATTATACCGACTACATTGGAACCCTTACTTTTGCGCCAGGCGAGACTGAGAAAGTCATCCGCATTGCGATTACTGACGATACAGAAATAGAAGACATGGAAATGGCGTTTGTTACCTTATCAAACGTAACGGGTGACGCTGTTTTGGGTGATGTGCAGGGCTCCCTGCGTATTTTTGATAACGACGCGCCATCTACATTGGATGTGCAGCTTAGTATTGATGACATTACCACCGACAATGTGATCAATAAATCAGAATCAGAAGGCACTATTACCATTACGGGTAATGTTACTGGTACAGACTTCAGTATGGCCATCGTCACATTGACCGTAAATGGACAGACTTACTCTATTAAAACGGCTGTCGACGGGACATACAGCCTTACATTAGGTGCCAGCGAACTGACCAGCGACAGCGACCTAGTCATTGAAGGTAAAGTAAACGCTTTCGATAATAATGGTAATCGTGGTGAAGCAACGGCTACCCATACATACACCCTAGACCTTGCTGCTGAAGCCGGCACCGTGTCCATCGACGCCATTACCTCCGACGACATCATCAACGCAACAGAATCGGCACAAACCATCACTGTTACCGGCACAGCAACCGGCGGCGACATCGCAGAAGGCGACGCCGTCACCATGACCATCAACGAAACAGCCTACACAACCACCGTCGATTCAGAGGGTAAATGGTCTGTTGATGTTACAGGTTCTGATCTGGTAGCGGATACAGCGTTTGATGCAGTTGTGTCGTCTTCTGACGCTGCTGGTAATACGGTTAATAGTGTTGGTACTTCGACTCATACGGTTGATGTTGATATTAATGGACGAATGTCTATATCAGATGACATTATTTCTGCTGCTGAAGCTCAAGGTACTGTAGCTATTACTGGGATTGTTTCTGGGGATGTGAAAAATGGCGATATAGTTACTCTTACTTTAAATGGTAAAGAGTATTCTGGCTCCGTTACTAATCGTTTGTTTAGCATAGATGTTGCTGGTAGTGATCTTGCCCAAGATTCAGATAGACGTATCGATGCAACAATTACTCTGAGCGACAATGCAGGGAATATTCTTGTTGTAACTGCTAACTCAAATTACCAAGTTGATACGACGGCAGCGAGTGCGCCAACGGTTAGCATCGTTGACGATACAGATAATGATGGTCTGATCAGCAAAGACGAGTTGGGCAATAACAACGTCCAAGTGAGTGTGGCGGTGAATGCGGCGGATCTTGCGGCAGGCGGATCAGTGACGTTGAGCATCGGTAATGGCGATAGCGATAACACCGTGACGTTGAGCGCAGCGGATCTGTCTGAGAATGACACTTACAGCTACGACGCCGAGACGGGCACGATCACGTGGACAGAAAGCGTGGCGGAAGGTGCGCAGATCACAGTCACGGCGACACAAACGGATGCGGCGGGCAACGAGTCTGGTACAGGTTCAGACAGTGCGGCGATGGACAGCACAGCGGGCACAATCAGCATCAATGCGATCGCGACCGACGACGTGGTGGATGACAGCGAAGACGACAGCGTGACGCTAAGCGGCTCAACGACAGGCATCGAAGAAGGCCAAGTTGTGAGCGTGAGCGTGGTTGATGCGGACAATGAGGTTGTTTACAGCAACACAGCCACAGTAGACGCAGACGGCAACTGGTCAATCAGCGGCGTGGACATGAGCGAGTTCGCAGATGAAGCGAGCTACACAGTGAAAGCGGATGTGAGCGATGCGGCGGGCAACGCGGCGGAACAAGCGACTCGCGACTTCGACACAGAAGACAGCACAGCGGGCACAATCAGCATCAATGCGATCGCGACCGACGACGTGGTGGATGACAGCGAAGACGACAGCGTGACGCTAAGCGGCTCAACGACAGGCATCGAAGAAGGCCAAGTTGTGAGCGTGAGCGTGGTTGATGCGGACAATGAGGTTGTTTACAGCAACACAGCCACAGTAGACGCAGACGGCAACTGGTCAATCAGCGGCGTGGACATGAGCGAGTTCGCAGATGAAGCGAGCTACACAGTGAAAGCGGATGTGAGCGATGCGGCGGGCAACGCGGCGGAACAAGCGACTCGCGACTTCGACACAGAAGACAGCACAGCGGGCACAATCAGCATCAATGCGATCGCGACCGACGACGTGGTGGATGACAGCGAAGACGACAGCGTGACGCTAAGCGGCTCAACGACAGGCATCGAAGAAGGCCAAGTTGTGAGCGTGAGCGTGGTTGATGCGGACAATGAGGTTGTTTACAGCAACACAGCCACAGTAGACGCAGACGGCAACTGGTCAATCAGCGGCGTGGACATGAGCGAGTTCGCAGATGAAGCGAGCTACACAGTGAAAGCGGATGTGAGCGATGCGGCGGGCAACGCGGCGGAACAAGCGACTCGCGACTTCGACACAGAAGACAGCACAGCGGGCACAATCAGCATCAATGCGATCGCGACCGACGACGTGGTGGATGACAGCGAAGACGACAGCGTGACGCTAAGCGGCTCAACGACAGGCATCGAAGAAGGCCAAGTTGTGAGCGTGAGCGTGGTTGATGCGGACAATGAGGTTGTTTACAGCAACACAGCCACAGTAGACGCAGACGGCAACTGGTCAATCAGCGGCGTGGACATGAGCGAGTTCGCAGATGAAGCGAGCTACACAGTGAAAGCGGATGTGAGCGATGCGGCGGGCAACGCGGCGGAACAAGCGACTCGCGACTTCGACACAGAAGACAGCACAGCGGGCACAATCAGCATCAATGCGATCGCGACCGACGACGTGGTGGATGACAGCGAAGACGACAGCGTGACGCTAAGCGGCTCAACGACAGGCATCGAAGAAGGCCAAGTTGTGAGCGTGAGCGTGGTTGATGCGGACAATGAGGTTGTTTACAGCAACACAGCCACAGTAGACGCAGACGGCAACTGGTCAATCAGCGGCGTGGACATGAGCGAGTTCGCAGATGAAGCGAGCTACACAGTGAAAGCGGATGTGAGCGATGCGGCGGGCAACGCGGCGGAACAAGCGACTCGCGACTTCGACACAGAAGACAGCACAGCGGGCACAATCAGCATCAATGCGATCGCGACCGACGACGTGGTGGATGACAGCGAAGACGACAGCGTGACGCTAAGCGGCTCAACGACAGGCATCGAAGAAGGCCAAGTTGTGAGCGTGAGCGTGGTTGATGCGGACAATGAGGTTGTTTACAGCAACACAGCCACAGTAGACGCAGACGGCAACTGGTCAATCAGCGGCGTGGACATGAGCGAGTTCGCAGATGAAGCGAGCTACACAGTGAAAGCGGATGTGAGCGATGCGGCGGGCAACGCGGCGGAACAAGCGACTCGCGACTTCGACACAGAAGACAGCACAGCGGGCACAATCAGCATCAATGCGATCGCGACCGACGACGTGGTGGATGACAGCGAAGACGACAGCGTGACGCTAAGCGGCTCAACGACAGGCATCGAAGAAGGCCAAGTTGTGAGCGTGAGCGTGGTTGATGCGGACAATGAGGTTGTTTACAGCAACACAGCCACAGTAGACGCAGACGGCAACTGGTCAATCAGCGGCGTGGACATGAGCGAGTTCGCAGATGAAGCGAGCTACACAGTGAAAGCGGATGTGAGCGATGCGGCGGGCAACGCGGCGGAACAAGCGACTCGCGACTTCGACACAGAAGACAGCACAGCGGCGGGTGCGCCAGGCGTCACGATCACAGAAGATGTGAACGACAACGGCTACATCAGCGCAGCGGAGCTAGATGGTGATGTGAACGTGATCGTTTCTCTAACGGGCACCAATGCGGTACGTGGTGATACCTTGACGGTGAACGGCGCGGCTATCGTACTGACAGACGCTCAAATCGAAGCGGGCGAAGTGTTGACGATGGTAGCGGCGCCAGCAGAAGGCGCGACGTTGAGCGTGACGGCGACCATTACGGATGTTGCGGGTAACACGTCAGCGGAAGGTTCAGACAGTGCGACGATGGATACGACCGCGCCAGAAAATGGAGATGGTGTTAATACAATCTCATTTGAGACTAATGGTGATATTTATTTAAATAAAATTGAAAGTGGCTCTACGGATTTGACTGGTAAGGTTGAGTCAGGAGCTTCCGTAGTTGGTATTGTGATCACGGATAGCGCGAATCCTGCCAATACATTATCTGTTCCTGCCTCTGCTATATCAGTCGATAGCGAAGGTAATGTGTCTGTCGAAGGGCTTGATTTAGCTGGTTTAGTTGATGGTTCATTAACTGTTTCTATGTCTGTTGTTGATGCAGCGGGTAACGAAGGTAATGTTACTAATACTGCTATTTTAGATACTACTATTACAGCCGCTTTGTATTTTGATTACGTTACTGAGGACGGTATTGTTAATGCTATAGAGTCTCAGGGAACGGTTACTTTAACTGGTATCTTTGCTGTTGAAAATGACACTAATGCTAAGGATATTGTCGTTACGATCAATGGGCATGAATACATGGTTAAAGCGGAAGACATTCAGAGTGATGGAGGTTTTTCTTTAGAAGTTACGGGTTCCGATTTAGCTAGTGATTCTGATCATAAACTACAGGTAACAGCACGGTTTGAAGATGATGCTGGTAATACCATTATCATTGAAACTGGTGGTGGTCTTAACTACTCAGTTGATCTATATGTCGCTCCTCCAGTCATTACGTCAGTTACTGATGACTCAATATCTTCTGATTACTCTAAGGTGACTTTGCACGGTACTGGTGAGGTTGGTGCTGTTATTACATTGTGGGTTATTTCTGGATCGACAACGGCTGGTAATGATACTAATGAAACAGGTGAATACACTGAGTTAACCAGTGTTACTACGACGGTATCGAGTGATGGAACTTGGTCTTTGGATGTTTCAAGCCTTACTGATACACCAGTAAACGATAATGAGTTCTTCAAAGTAACTCAAACGGACACTGCAGGTAATGTCAGCGGAGACTCTAATATTGTTCATTACTGGCATGGTGATTGGACAAGTGTGAGTACAGAAACCGGTGATGATTTTGTGTTGCTAGGTAGTGGCGACGATACCGTCACAGTTGATGTCAATGACGACTCTGACTCTCTCACGGTTGATGGTGGTGCAGGTAATGATATAGCGGTGTTCTCTTCTGCGCTTTCAGAAATGCAATCTATAACATTAGATGATGCTGGTAATGTCGTTATTGTTGATGATCATGGTGACACTAATACCTTTATCGACTTCGAGTCGTTCTCGTTTGATGATGATACTTATACTAAAGATGAGTTATTTGCTCCACATGCTTATGATGATGAGGCAACAACTGATGAGGACAGTGTCGCGATTACTATTGATGTACTTTCTAACGATGTGGATTTTGACAGTCCGACTTTAACCATAACGGATGCAGACGTATCAGCGTCAGAGGGGACGGTCACGATTGTTGACGGTAAGTTAGAGTTTACACCTGCGGCAAATTTCAATGGTGAGGCGACGATTACCTATTCGGTTAGTGATGGCACAACAACTGACACAGCAACGGTCAGCGTGACTGTGAATGCAGTTGACGATGCGGTTGACGCGGTAAACGATTCTGTGACGGTTGCCGAAGACGGCAGCATTACGCTGAATCTAATCGATAATGACAGTGCGCCAGATGGAGGGTTAGAAGTTACGGCGATCAACGACGTTGAATTAACCGGCGAATCGCAAACGATCAGTGTTAACAATGGCAGTGTCGTGATCGCGGCAACGGGTGAAATGACGTTCGAGCCAGCAGCGGACTTCAGTGGTGATATCAGCTTTGACTATGATGTAAAAGACACCGATGGTTCCACAGATACTGCGACGGTTAGTGTTACTGTGAATGCCGTGGCGGATGCTCCAATTATTACTGAGTCGAGTAATAGTAGCTCTCCAGGTATTGCCTACTCTTTGTGGAGTGGTGTTTATGCGGGGGATGCAAATGGTGACGGTGTGGTAGACTTTGATGGTAATGGTGCAAGTGTCGAGCAGCTGACTGCATTGCTAGAATCAACGCAGAATACTATACCATCTGATGACAGTGGCGTTATTGGGAAAGTTTCTCCAATTAACGATATTCAACAGGGAACGCTTGCTGTTGCGACAACGTATGTCTATTTAGTAGCCGGTTCATCATATAGCTTCTCAGGAAATGCTGATGATAGTTTTTATGTGAAAGTCGGTGGTGATTTGGTTGCGGAGGCTCAGTGGGATAATGGAAATACAGCAATTGAATCCAGTGTATTAACGGTCTCTGAGTCAGGTTATTACCCTGTTGAAATTGCGTACCATAATCAAAATGGTGGTGGTTGTATTAATCTCGCTGTCAGTATTAATGGCGGTTATCCCCAAGACTTTGGCACAGATTCTTTTTCTATGTACCCAACGTCTACCATTCCAAATGCTGGCAAGGCGGTTTATGAAGAAGATGGGGTCACTGTTGATCATTACTTAATGTTGAATTCTGGTTATGAGGACTCCTCGGTTCAATTAGAGGCCTTCACCATCAGTTTGGCTGATCAAGATGGATCGGAAACATTAAATACCATTCTTTCTGGTGCGCCTGAAGGAACGTCAATTACCATTGATGGTAAAGAATACGTATTTGATGAAAACAAAATGGTTGATGTTGGTAATGAGACCGATTTCACCAACGTTACTTTGCAGACGCCAGAAAATTACAATGGAACCTTCACAATTAGTTTGACTGCCACGTCTACTGAGACGAGTAATGCTGATACGGTAGAGATGTCGAAAGATATTAGTGTGACGGTGTACGCTGTGAATGACGCCCCTGTTATATCAATCACTTCTGGTGATTCTGAGTTTGTAACTGTGTCGGAAGAAGGGCTTGAAAACGGTAACAGTGATTCTGAACAGCCAGTTGAGGCATCTGGTACTGTTTCGATTTCGGATATTGATTCAGCTACGTTTAGTATGTCGCTGGTTCCTCCTACAGCTGTTTACAAATCCAATGGCATCGACATCACTTGGGTAATCAATGGTGATGGTGATTTGGTCGGTAGTGCTGGCGACGACACAATTGTCACCATCAGTATTACGGATGTTGTTGATGGTAAGGCAACGTATACAGCTACCCTGACTGGCTCGGTAGATCATGCTGATCCTACAAGTGAAGATTCCCTTTCTATTGATTTTGGTATTGTTGCTACGGATGGTTCTGGGGCAGTGTCTACTAAGCAGAATGTTTCTGTTGTTATAGAGGATGATGCGCCTGAAAGTTCGGCGGATTTGTATTATTCAACTATCTTAGGGGAAGGGAATGATGCAACGGTCAATGGAACCTTTAATCTCGCAACCAATGAAAAGTACAAAGATTCGATTTGTATTTCAGATGCAAGCACTGGTAACAGTATAACAATTACAGCTAAAGGTGTTGCAGGCAGTGATATAGCTGGGGTTTATAGTGATGAGAATGGTGTTGGTGTGGCTTCTTATGATGTCAATCATTCTAGTAATCATGGACCCACTTACCATCAAGAAGCTCGATATGATGGTGAAATTGACTATGTCTACAATGATGGTCAATGGTCATCTGAGCAAATCATCGTTTCATTAGGTGAAGGTGAGGTTGCTTATTCCGCTAGTGTTGAATTAACCGATATGTATGGCGGTGGCGGTGAACTCGAATCGGGCGTTGCGTATTTCTACCGCGATGGTGAGCTAATTGCGACTCAGACTTTTAGTTCTGACCAAATTAGTGGAGATTATACGACTAACTTTTCTGTTTCAGAGGGTGGGTTTGATAAGATCGTATTTGAAGCAACCGCCAATGGAAATAGTGCTGATAGTGATAATAGTGACTTTTCAATTAAGTCTATTACCCTGGGGGGTAGCTCAAGCAGTGAGCCTATCTCTACTGCATCCGGTAAGATCGTTGGAGATTTTGGTGCAGATGGATTGGGCTCTATTAGTCTTACATCTGGTGAAGCTGGCACATCAAACGGTAAGACCGTTACAGTTAATGTATCCACAGATGGTAATACTATTACAGCGATAGATTCTAATGGCACTGTCGTGTATGAAGTTCACCTTACTCCAGCAACAGGCCTTTGGGAGTTTTATCAATACGAGGAGTTTGACGCTGGCAATGGAGTTATTGATTTTACCTACACTGTCACCGATGCTGACGGTGACTCGGCAGTAAGTACATTGCATTTGAATATGAGTACTTTCTTCGAAAACGTAGCGTCCAATTTAGACTCTAATCTTGCATGGTTTGAATCTAATACAGGCATTGAAGATACAACGCCAGACTCGCTGCAGGCAAACAATACAACGACATGGGATGATGATATTAAAGGTTCAGATATTACTGGGACGAGTAATAATGACACCATAGATGGTAATGCTGGTGATGATCATATTAAAGGTATGAATTTACAAGATACGCTAATTGGTGGCAGTGGATCTGATTGGCTTGAAGGTGGGGATGACGACGATAAACTATATGGAGGTGAGCAAACCACTTCTAATAGTTCTGGTAGTTCTTCTGATCGATTAGACGGTGGTGCGGGCCAAGACAAACTATATGGTGGTGGCGGCGACGACTTCTTACTTGGTGGCGACGGTACCGATACATTATTTGGTGGTGATGGCAACGACGTGCTTATTGGAGGACAGGGTCAAGACACGATGACAGGTGGTGCAGGTCAAGATTTGTTTATTTTGACTGATGATGGTGTGGATACCATTACGGACTTCAATGCCTCTGAAGATGCATTGGATATAAGCGATTTGCTGACACTGCCTAGTGATGTGAATAGTGCAGACCAAGACGCTGTAACGGCTTATTTAAATGAGCAAGTTACAATTAACAAGGATGGCAAAATGTCTGTTGATAACAAAGATGTTGTTAGTTTTGGAACAAGCTCGGATCTTGACTCCAATGACAGTGGTAGCGTCACCACTGCAGACTCCATCAAAGTCATCTACAACGACCAAGAGTACAACATCAATATTGATGGTTAA